A window of Miscanthus floridulus cultivar M001 unplaced genomic scaffold, ASM1932011v1 fs_21_4_5, whole genome shotgun sequence genomic DNA:
CCTTGAACGCCCGCATCCATCCATCCTGCCGAGGGCACGGGCGCCTAATCGGCTGGTGATGCGGTCACACTGGCGCCGCTCCTGCCCAAAATGGGTGCGACACCAGCGGACGGTCGCCACCCcgattggagggcgatgctcttcttcggcGTCAGCGCCAAAGGATTCCGCTGCCTGCCAACGCTGCAAGggacaaaaaacataagtcacgataAAATCCAACTAAAACAGGAAAAACAaaggaattgataactcacctcagcacTGTCGGGCGGCAGATAcatttgggggacgaaccccccGACCCTTGCTTCGCCTCGTGCTTggcccctgctcctaggcagaggggctcgccccTGGTAGCACCTGGGGCACATTGGCAGAACGCCCctctccccttggctcttggggcatgATGGTGGAGCCGCCcgcctccgctggcacctcgAGCACGACGGCAGAGCCGCCCGCCTCtattggctcctagggtaggccgaTGATACATCCCACCTCCGTCGATTCCTAGGGGGTGTCGTCAAAATGGCTCGCCTCCACCGGCTCCCTAGATGTGCCCTCCCCTcgatggaacaggaagggtctcGACGCCTGTAAGGACAAACCCATGCCTGTCAACGCATCCTCGTTCTCCAGGTTGTCCCACTCAATATCGTCAGCTACCGTTTCTTCTCCCTCCATCACCTCATCgttgtcaccatcatcatcatcatcatcattgtcagtgtcctcccctcgttccCATGCCCGCAGCTTCCGCTGCTTCTTTGTCTTAttatcctccttcgccttcctcaatCGCTCACCCTCGGCGTGATTCGCCGCCCTCGCAGCCGAATCCCTCGGCAGCGATGCCGGGTGATccgtgaggatgaggtcccttggctggtcccgcccctctcaaagttagtctcacgGGGTCGGGAAATCAAttaaagagaaggcaagagaaagggaaacttacgaagacaacGTAGCCTAGCTCTGGCCACATCGGAGGATGCCCCGGAACCAGGTAGACAAAGTCAAGGGTGGCACCCGCATCATCCcgcaaaggctccatcacctccttgatgtgttgcgcTATCTCGGAGTTAGGGAGCGTTCCCTCAGCGAGCGTCGTTCCATCGAACGATGCCTCGGGCACCATCACGTATAGCGAGAGCGCGTGcgtcatcaacggcgccaccctcctcgcgtggtaagccCCGATGACGCCCGACCCTTTTAGGTCGTTCttcttcaggatgtggatgggggtgatgtggtctcggatcttcttcttgtccttctccgggatgccccacttcctccactgctccaggccctcttcgatcaggcgcccggtgaactccgGCAGAGGGGCGGCAGTagcattcttgaggtagaaccactgcgagtgtcaccccttgttggacgtcgagAGCCGCATGGATGGGTACTCACCGAACTGATTGTTCTGAAGTTGGATGTCggtgcaccccatcggcatgtgcagctcctgcctgccgcccttctccctcttcttctggagggtgatggcgaagaaatacctccacaagtcaaagtaGGGGCTGATCCACAGTAATCCTTCGCACAGCGCGACGAacaccgccatgtgctggatctcgTTGGGActgagatgctgcagctcaatcttgtagaagtgcaaCAGCCCCCGGAGGAATTTGTGGGCGGGGGTCATGAGCCCACactcgtggaagtgggcgaacgacaccacgtaGTCGTCGGGCGGCGACGGTGAATCCTCGTTCCCGGGCAACAAccactcctcggccgaggtcCGCGTGCGGAGAAGACCGcgacggacgaggccctccatgtgctggaaggtgatgtcagaacgacaccatggatccattggaggtgggggcagatggatgcgagctcaatgGCGGCGGAGATGTGGAGGCAGAAAACCTAAGCATTGGCGGCGGTGGCGTGGCTGCAGAGGTAAGGATGCAGGTGTGCGTGTGAAACAcggagggctaaccctttggtttataggggcgatgggtgcgaggaaaccaaccgcccgccTAGATCTCCGCACCTGCCATGACCTATCACCATGTCTCGTCATGGGGCGTGCGCACACAACCTATTGCCACCCCCCTTGGAAAACGCGTCGGACGTTTTATCTCCCCGAACGGGCCACAACCCGtcataggtaagagggatacgAAGCTGAAAATGCTCCTGTGCCCCGTCTAGGCCCaagagtttgaaggttggcccaccgacgggttcgacaaccgctccgtGCATCTTTAGAGTGAGGGGTCCAAAGAGATGGGCCCGCTTGCGGCCAATACCCGGGCGCATGAGCGCCACAGGCATcccggcccacgttcgagtctcgaCCGGATACGATCTATGGTTTTttctcgaagaaaggcagagagccctcgggaccggtggaacggacccgagaactatatggattgactgctaaaaatctagagtcggtcaccagttgACCCGAGCCAGACCCCCGCAAACGGGATGCcaaggccccactcggactagcccgttaacagctcaccgagcaccatgattcgtctatAGAAGAAAATCATAGCACCGCTCAGCCCCTCtatttttatcagaaaaaaacGCTTGAAGGAAGACGATCataaagatgagccaaccctcgaccggacccttgTTACGGGCGGAGACTCGagaaaagttggactcgcaaggaagaCCGAACGCGTGGTCGCAGAACAACATACTGGACCCTGGCTACATGTGGTTACTGTAGCTGCGTGGAAGTGcttcttttcctttcctttgtAAATTCTTTCCATCGCTATTATTTCACGATCCAATAGTCAAATACAAAGCATTTGACAAATTCTAAGCATTGGTATTCTCCATTCATCCTTCCGAGGAAAGGATCAAGAAGTCAAATTTTCGGTCTCTCATTAAAAGTCGGTAACCTTCGTTAGATAACTTAATCCATActaaaaaaaatccatatttACCGAGCATTCTTGGGGTATTACAAAAGCTGAAATGACAGTCTTGGTAACAACACCATCAAACTCACCACCGAGACTAGCATAATAGACTCCAGTGCTAACCAATTTGCTACTAGTGCAACAAGCTAGTGCTAACTGAGACTGTCGTAACGGCAACTTACCATCCAAACACATATTACTAGTTAAGAACTTCTTTCCTACAGGTAGAGCTTGGCAGTTCACACATACTAGTAGATATTAAGAATGTCCTTCTTTCAGGTAGAGCTTGGCAGTTCCAGGTAATTCACCAGGTTCGCTTGCAGGTTTTGCAAGCATGGTTGTCCCTAGACATTGGGGATGCACAAAGGTAGCAGAAGCAGTGCCCACACCTGTAAATTGGAACAAAGAAGATCATCATTTGTACTCAATGTAATGAATGTTTAATTTGTGAGCAGTACCTGCAGATGATATGAACACAGCCCTCGATCCTCTCCACATATATCTTGCACTTGGGGCACCTCTGCCACTTGCTCTTTTGTGCGACCTTCCTCAGCAGTAGGTCTTCCCTGCCCTGCTCATCCTTCCCCAGTCGTTGGAACTCTGTGCAAGTGACACCATGGTGCCATGGAACCTTGCACTGGGCACAGAACATCCGGCAGCAGTGTGGGCACTCCACATTTGTTATCAGCGCCTCACCATGGCCAGGATCATGAACCAACAGAGCAGAGCATTCCTTAAAGGGGCAGTAGAATTTGAGTGACCCCAATGATGAGTCACAGAGCGCAGCACCCCATCTCTGGAACAGCTGTGCCGGGATCACATCGCGGCACACGTCTGGGTGCAACACACCATCCTTGCATCCTGGGTCAGGGCAGCCAATAGACAACACATTCTCCTCAACCTTTGCAGCAATGTACTGGCTCACACAACTGGTGCAGAATGTGTGTGTGCATCCATCAATGGGAAAGAACTCTCCGATGTGCACTGTTTCCATGCAGATGGCACAGTATAACTCACTGCTGATCTTTGTGCTCGCACCTCGAGAACATTGACCAAGCTCTTGAAGTGTACTATCTAATGGTTTCTTCCCTTTCTGGTCCATGTCTTCAATTGAGATCAAAGTGCTCTGAGGCACACTGATGCCCTGATGTCTCTCTGTATTGCGCAAAGAATCACAAGACGCCACGGCGCACCTGGGCAGTGCAGTGGCCTCCGTCTCAGGTGCATATTGGCAGAAGCAGGCAATGCAGATGACATGGTCACAATTTTCAGGTTTCCATGAGGCTTCCAATGATCGGATGACCTGTTTGCAAACTGCACAGACATCCTCTGACTGAATTGAGAACCGGAGAACCTCTTCAACCTGCAGATCCTCAGCCAGGGCAGAATCATTAGCTGCCATGGCAACCAGATCCAGCATTGTTGTTGTTATAGTATTGCACAGTTGCTCTCTCGGTTGAACCAAATCGACACCTGGCCGAGACCTCTATTCCAAGGAAATGCAAGAGTGAGGAAGGTAACCTTCATGAAATCAAAAGTGAAAAATATCAGAGCAGGCTAACACTGAACAAAAAGAATGGCCAACTGCATGAAAGATGAAAATAAAGATAAAGTAAGAAGCAACTCTAATATGATGCCCTTCTACCAGCACAACTAGTGAACAGAACAGACAAAGAACTTGGTGTGCGCTGCGTGCGCGCACCAACTGGTGCCCTTCTTTCCGGGCATAAAATCGAACACTTGGTGTGCGCTGCGTGCGCGCACCAACTGGTGCCCAGCACGCATCCTACATTAAAGCAACCACCAGCGCCAGCCACAGTAACTCCCTGAGACAAACTCGCTAGAACCACCAA
This region includes:
- the LOC136530834 gene encoding uncharacterized protein → MLDLVAMAANDSALAEDLQVEEVLRFSIQSEDVCAVCKQVIRSLEASWKPENCDHVICIACFCQYAPETEATALPRCAVASCDSLRNTERHQGISVPQSTLISIEDMDQKGKKPLDSTLQELGQCSRGASTKISSELYCAICMETVHIGEFFPIDGCTHTFCTSCVSQYIAAKVEENVLSIGCPDPGCKDGVLHPDVCRDVIPAQLFQRWGAALCDSSLGSLKFYCPFKECSALLVHDPGHGEALITNVECPHCCRMFCAQCKVPWHHGVTCTEFQRLGKDEQGREDLLLRKVAQKSKWQRCPKCKIYVERIEGCVHIICRCGHCFCYLCASPMSRDNHACKTCKRTW